Proteins found in one Oreochromis niloticus isolate F11D_XX linkage group LG22, O_niloticus_UMD_NMBU, whole genome shotgun sequence genomic segment:
- the atp1a3a gene encoding sodium/potassium-transporting ATPase subunit alpha-3a gives MGYGRSDSYRVATTQDKDEKESPKKKGGKDLDDLKKEVPITEHKMSVEEVCRKYNTDIVQGLTNARAAEYLARDGPNALTPPPTTPEWVKFCRQLFGGFSILLWIGAILCFLAYAIQAATEDEPAGDNLYLGIVLSAVVIITGCFSYFQEAKSSKIMESFKNMVPQQALVIREGEKMQINAEQVVAGDLVEVKGGDRIPADLRIISSHGCKVDNSSLTGESEPQTRSPDCTHDNPLETRNIAFFSTNCVEGTARGIVVCTGDRTVMGRIATLTSGLETGKTPIAKEIEHFIQIITGVAVFLGVTFFILSIILGYSWLEAVIFLIGIIVANVPEGLLATVTVCLTLTAKRMARKNCLVKNLEAVETLGSTSTICSDKTGTLTQNRMTVAHMWFDNQIHEADTTEDQSGSSFDKSSTTWVSLARIAALCNRAVFKAGQESLPILKRDVAGDASESALLKCIELSCGSVKAMRDKNKKVAEIPFNSTNKYQLSIHETEEENDSRYLLVMKGAPERILDRCSTIMVQGKEQPMDDEMKEAFQNAYLELGGLGERVLGFCHVFMPEDKYPKGFAFDTDDVNFQTDNLCFVGLMSMIDPPRAAVPDAVGKCRSAGIKVIMVTGDHPITAKAIAKGVGIISEGNETVEDIAARLNIPVSQVNPRDAKACVIHGTDLKDLTQDQMDDILRNHTEIVFARTSPQQKLIIVEGCQRQGAIVAVTGDGVNDSPALKKADIGVAMGISGSDVSKQAADMILLDDNFASIVTGVEEGRLIFDNLKKSIAYTLTSNIPEITPFLFFILVNIPLPLGTITILCIDLGTDMVPAISLAYEAAESDIMKRQPRNPLRDKLVNERLISIAYGQIGMIQALGGFFAYFVIMAENGFLPSLLVGIRLNWDDRSNNDLEDSYGQQWTYEQRKIVEFTCHTAFFVSIVVVQWADVIICKTRRNSVFQQGMRNKILIFGLFEETALAAFLSYCPGMDLALRMYPLKPSWWFCAFPYSFLIFVYDEIRKLILRRNPGGWVEKETYY, from the exons ATGGGG TATGGCCGGTCGGACAGCTACCGCGTGGCTACCACGCAGGACAAGGATGAGAAGGAGTCGCCCAAGAAGAAGGGAGGCAAGGATCTCGATGACCTGAAGAAGGAAGTTCCCATA ACTGAACACAAAATGTCTGTTGAGGAAGTCTGCCGGAAGTACAACACCGATATCGTTCAA GGTTTGACCAATGCCAGGGCTGCAGAGTACCTGGCCAGGGATGGCCCCAACGCTTTGACTCCACCCCCTACCACCCCAGAATGGGTCAAGTTCTGTCGTCAGCTGTTCGGTGGCTTCTCCATCCTGCTGTGGATTGGTGCCATCCTCTGCTTCCTGGCCTACGCCATCCAGGCTGCCACAGAGGATGAACCTGCTGGGGATAAT TTGTATCTGGGTATCGTGCTGTCAGCTGTTGTCATCATCACCGGCTGCTTCTCTTACTTCCAGGAAGCTAAGAGCTCCAAGATCATGGAATCATTTAAGAACATGGTCCCTCAG CAAGCCTTGGTGATCCGCGAGGGAGAGAAGATGCAGATCAACGCTGAGCAGGTAGTTGCAGGAGATCTGGTGGAGGTGAAGGGAGGAGACCGGATCCCTGCCGACCTTCGCATCATCTCCTCACATGGCTGCAAG GTGGACAACTCATCCCTGACTGGTGAATCAGAGCCCCAGACCAGGTCACCTGACTGTACCCATGACAACCCCCTGGAAACCCGAAACATTGCCTTCTTCTCTACCAACTGTGTTGAGG GAACTGCACGTGGTATTGTTGTGTGTACTGGTGATCGCACAGTGATGGGACGCATTGCCACCCTCACCTCAGGTCTGGAGACTGGGAAg ACACCCATTGCCAAGGAGATTGAGCACTTCATCCAAATCATCACAGGCGTGGCTGTTTTCCTTGGCGTGACCTTCTTCATCCTCTCAATCATCCTGGGTTACTCCTGGCTGGAGGCTGTAATCTTCCTCATTGGTATCATTGTGGCTAATGTGCCCGAGGGACTGCTGGCCACAGTCACT GTGTGTTTGACACTGACTGCCAAGCGAATGGCTCGCAAGAACTGTCTGGTAAAGAACTTGGAGGCTGTGGAAACTCTGGGCTCCACCTCCACCATCTGCTCTGATAAGACAGGCACGCTGACCCAGAACAGGATGACCGTGGCCCACATGTGGTTTGACAATCAGATTCATGAAGCTGACACGACTGAGGATCAGTCTG GCTCCTCCTTCGACAAGAGCTCAACAACATGGGTGTCTCTGGCTCGCATTGCTGCCCTCTGCAACCGTGCTGTGTTCAAAGCAGGTCAGGAATCTTTGCCCATTCTGAAACGAGACGTAGCCGGTGACGCCTCAGAGTCAGCTCTACTGAAGTGTATCGAACTGTCCTGTGGCTCCGTCAAGGCCATGAGGGACAAGAATAAGAAAGTTGCAGAGATCCCGTTCAACTCCACTAACAAGTACCAG CTCTCAATTCATGAAACTGAGGAGGAAAATGACAGTCGTTACCTGCTGGTGATGAAGGGAGCCCCAGAGAGGATCCTCGACCGCTGCTCCACCATCATGGTGCAGGGCAAGGAGCAGCCGATGGACGATGAGATGAAGGAGGCTTTCCAAAATGCCTATCTGGAATTGGGAGGGCTGGGAGAGAGAGTGCTGG GGTTCTGCCACGTGTTTATGCCTGAGGACAAGTACCCAAAAGGTTTTGCCTTTGACACCGATGACGTCAACTTCCAAACTGACAACCTTTGCTTCGTGGGCCTCATGTCCATGATTGACCCTCCTCGTGCTGCAGTGCCTGATGCTGTGGGCAAATGCCGCTCAGCTGGCATCAAG GTTATTATGGTGACTGGTGACCATCCAATCACAGCCAAGGCCATTGCTAAGGGTGTGGGTATCATCTCTGAGGGAAACGAGACAGTGGAAGACATTGCTGCACGCCTCAACATTCCTGTCAGTCAAGTCAACCCCAG GGATGCAAAGGCCTGTGTGATCCATGGTACGgatcttaaagacctcacacAGGACCAGATGGATGACATTTTGAGGAATCACACAGAGATTGTCTTTGCCAGAACCTCCCCACAGCAGAAGCTCATCATTGTTGAAGGTTGCCAGAGACAG GGTGCTATCGTGGCTGTGACCGGTGATGGTGTGAATGACTCTCCTGCCCTGAAGAAGGCTGACATTGGTGTTGCCATGGGAATCTCTGGCTCAGACGTATCCAAACAAGCTGCAGATATGATCCTGTTAGATGACAACTTTGCCTCCATCGTCACTGGAGTGGAAGAAG GACGTCTGATCTTTGACAACCTGAAGAAATCTATTGCATACACTCTGACCAGCAACATCCCAGAAATCACCCCCTTCCTCTTTTTCATCTTGGTCAACATCCCCCTGCCTCTGGGTACCATCACTATCCTCTGCATCGACCTGGGAACTGACATG GTACCAGCCATCTCTCTTGCTTATGAAGCAGCAGAGAGCGACATCATGAAGCGACAGCCCAGGAACCCACTGAGGGACAAATTGGTCAATGAGAGACTCATCAGTATTGCCTATGGACAGATTG GTATGATCCAGGCTCTTGGGGGCTTCTTTGCCTATTTTGTCATCATGGCTGAAAATGGTTTTCTGCCATCTCTGCTTGTCGGCATTCGGCTCAACTGGGACGATCGCTCCAACAACGACCTGGAGGACAGCTATGGACAGCAATGG ACCTATGAACAACGTAAGATTGTGGAGTTTACTTGCCACACAGCCTTCTTTGTCAGTATTGTGGTGGTGCAGTGGGCAGATGTGATCATCTGCAAGACCAGGCGTAATTCTGTGTTCCAGCAGGGCATGAG gaATAAGATTTTGATCTTTGGCCTGTTTGAGGAAACGGCTCTGGCTGCTTTCCTGTCCTACTGCCCTGGTATGGACTTGGCACTACGGATGTACCCACTCAA GCCCAGTTGGTGGTTCTGTGCGTTCCCATACAGTTTCCTCATCTTTGTTTACGATGAGATCCGAAAACTCATCCTGCGCCGAAACCCCGGAG GCTGGGTGGAAAAAGAGACATACTATTAA